From Prosthecobacter sp., the proteins below share one genomic window:
- a CDS encoding sulfatase-like hydrolase/transferase, producing MKAVFLLLFLTVALQAATKPNILVIVGDDMGYADVGFHSCKDIPTPNLDALAASGVRFTNGYVTGPYCSPTRAGLLAGRYQQRFGHEFNPGPSDAGLPVTEKTLANRLKDAGYATGLVGKWHLGSLESMHPQARGFDEFFGFLGGAHSYFDAGAILRGKEPVKEMDYTTNAFGREAAAFVEKHKAEPWFLYLAFNAVHTPMHATDARLAKFADIEDKTRRTYAAMMLAMDDAIGVVRKKLAETGQEQNTLVTFISDNGGPTMKGVTVNGSINAPLRGSKRTTLEGGIRVPFVVSWPGTVKPGVYEKPVIQLDLHATALAVAGAEAKVDGVNLLPYLSGEITAAPHDALYWRLGEQMAIRIGDFKLVRYDGNVDANDGGRHPVTAAKLYNLVTDIGEMKDLSAEMPDKVKELQAKWDAWNHTNVSPLWGSKGKGDGAEPGKPMKKKKKKAAAAE from the coding sequence ATGAAAGCCGTTTTTCTCCTGCTTTTTCTGACCGTGGCGCTGCAGGCCGCCACAAAACCGAACATTCTAGTCATCGTGGGCGACGACATGGGTTACGCCGATGTGGGCTTCCACAGTTGCAAAGATATTCCGACGCCGAACCTCGATGCGCTCGCGGCCTCGGGCGTGCGTTTCACGAACGGCTACGTTACGGGGCCGTACTGCTCACCAACACGCGCAGGTTTGCTGGCGGGGCGTTATCAGCAGCGTTTCGGGCATGAATTCAATCCCGGACCCAGTGACGCCGGCCTTCCGGTGACGGAGAAGACGCTGGCGAACCGGCTGAAAGACGCGGGCTATGCGACGGGCCTCGTCGGCAAGTGGCATCTCGGTTCGCTGGAGTCGATGCATCCACAGGCGCGTGGCTTTGACGAGTTCTTCGGCTTTCTCGGCGGCGCGCACAGTTATTTCGACGCGGGAGCGATTCTGCGCGGCAAGGAGCCGGTGAAGGAGATGGATTACACCACGAATGCGTTTGGGCGCGAAGCGGCGGCCTTCGTCGAAAAGCACAAAGCCGAGCCGTGGTTTCTTTATCTGGCCTTCAACGCGGTTCACACGCCGATGCACGCCACCGATGCGCGACTGGCGAAATTTGCCGACATCGAAGACAAAACACGCCGCACCTACGCGGCGATGATGCTGGCGATGGACGATGCGATCGGCGTGGTGCGGAAAAAACTCGCGGAAACCGGCCAGGAGCAGAATACGCTTGTCACTTTCATCAGCGACAATGGCGGGCCCACGATGAAAGGCGTGACGGTGAACGGCTCGATCAATGCACCGCTGCGCGGATCGAAACGCACGACGCTGGAGGGTGGCATTCGCGTGCCGTTCGTCGTGTCATGGCCGGGCACGGTCAAGCCGGGCGTGTATGAAAAGCCGGTGATCCAGCTCGATTTGCACGCAACGGCGCTGGCTGTCGCTGGAGCGGAGGCCAAAGTCGATGGCGTGAATCTGCTCCCTTATCTCAGCGGTGAAATCACCGCCGCACCGCATGACGCGCTCTACTGGCGCCTCGGCGAGCAGATGGCGATCCGCATAGGCGATTTCAAGCTCGTGCGCTACGACGGCAATGTGGACGCGAACGACGGCGGTCGTCATCCTGTGACGGCGGCGAAACTTTACAACCTCGTCACCGACATCGGTGAGATGAAGGACTTGTCTGCCGAAATGCCGGACAAAGTGAAAGAACTGCAAGCAAAGTGGGATGCGTGGAATCACACGAACGTGTCGCCGCTGTGGGGATCCAAAGGCAAGGGAGACGGTGCTGAGCCCGGCAAGCCGATGAAGAAGAAAAAGAAGAAGGCCGCGGCCGCGGAGTGA
- a CDS encoding EamA family transporter → MSLPWYLLLPLVAAIGYAIASLLLKKALNEGAHPMACFHINNWTSSLAFLPLALFETQPVTWHLWYIPVGLGVLFFTGSWFTFIAMQRGDVSLVTPVMGSKVVFVALSASFLISGSMKPLMWIAAIITTAGIFLMSATDFKTPKGARLAGPVVMALISAAFFALADVLLQMWAPAFGPKTFLALLAGTTGGLSFLAITLLPKAPPIPWNRATQWSIGGSVLIAAQAIILSLALAFYHDAIGVNVVYATRGIWSLVVVALLGPLLGNRERHESGRAYGIRIVAATLLMAGVTCAVIARMG, encoded by the coding sequence ATGAGCCTGCCCTGGTATCTGCTGCTGCCGCTCGTCGCCGCCATCGGTTATGCGATTGCGTCGTTGCTGCTGAAAAAAGCACTCAACGAGGGGGCGCATCCAATGGCCTGCTTTCACATCAACAACTGGACCAGTTCGCTCGCGTTTCTGCCGCTCGCGTTGTTTGAGACGCAGCCGGTAACCTGGCATCTGTGGTACATTCCCGTCGGACTCGGAGTGCTGTTCTTCACCGGAAGCTGGTTCACCTTCATCGCGATGCAGCGCGGCGATGTTTCGCTCGTGACGCCGGTCATGGGATCAAAGGTCGTGTTCGTCGCCCTCAGCGCGAGTTTCCTCATCTCCGGCAGCATGAAGCCGCTGATGTGGATCGCGGCCATCATCACCACGGCGGGCATCTTTCTCATGAGCGCGACGGATTTCAAAACACCGAAAGGCGCGCGTCTCGCGGGGCCAGTGGTCATGGCGCTCATCAGCGCGGCGTTTTTCGCGCTGGCGGACGTGCTGCTGCAAATGTGGGCGCCCGCCTTTGGCCCGAAGACCTTCCTGGCGCTGCTGGCCGGCACCACAGGCGGCCTTTCTTTCCTCGCCATCACCTTGCTGCCCAAAGCACCGCCGATTCCGTGGAATCGTGCCACGCAGTGGTCCATCGGCGGCAGCGTCTTGATCGCCGCGCAGGCGATCATCCTGTCCCTCGCGCTCGCCTTCTACCATGACGCCATCGGCGTGAACGTCGTCTATGCCACGCGCGGCATATGGAGCCTCGTCGTCGTGGCATTGCTAGGGCCGCTGCTGGGAAATCGCGAACGCCACGAATCGGGCCGCGCTTACGGCATCCGCATCGTGGCCGCCACGCTGCTCATGGCAGGCGTGACCTGCGCGGTAATCGCCCGCATGGGGTGA
- a CDS encoding AEC family transporter — MLDYLSILSVAVPVYLTMAAGALARRTGLLKPEADTSLMKLSVMMLTPALIIERVVGNPAVMKLAPVLIAAGLGYTLVVTGIALTYFVSPLIGLKKGEGRRTFSVACGLQNYGFVAIPLVTALFPDKGTLGVLFTFTLGVELACWTAGVGLLTGLGKAPWRLALNAPVITILISLLLNFTGLHVHVPLFAHNTFTMLGACAVPLAVLLIGASIADIWGQGAMQWKVAVLSPVLRLGIIPIAFLATAYFLPITTELKRVIVVQAAMPSAVFNIMIARLYGGHAPTAVQVVIATTVVSCITTPLVIAWGLKLVGV, encoded by the coding sequence ATGCTCGATTATCTCAGCATTCTCTCCGTGGCCGTGCCCGTGTATCTCACGATGGCCGCGGGAGCACTAGCGCGGCGCACCGGGCTGCTGAAGCCGGAGGCGGACACGAGCCTGATGAAGCTCTCGGTGATGATGCTGACGCCGGCGCTGATCATCGAGCGCGTGGTGGGCAACCCGGCGGTGATGAAACTCGCACCCGTGCTGATTGCGGCCGGTTTGGGCTACACGCTGGTCGTGACCGGCATCGCGCTGACCTATTTCGTGTCTCCGCTGATCGGTCTGAAGAAAGGCGAGGGCCGACGCACGTTCAGCGTGGCCTGCGGGCTGCAAAACTACGGTTTCGTGGCCATTCCGCTCGTCACCGCGCTCTTTCCTGACAAAGGCACACTAGGCGTGCTCTTCACCTTCACACTCGGCGTCGAGCTGGCCTGCTGGACGGCCGGAGTCGGCCTGCTCACGGGTTTGGGCAAGGCACCTTGGCGGCTTGCACTTAATGCGCCCGTCATCACCATTTTGATTTCCCTGCTGCTGAACTTCACCGGCCTGCATGTCCATGTGCCGCTGTTCGCACACAACACCTTCACCATGCTCGGTGCCTGCGCGGTGCCGCTGGCCGTGCTGCTCATCGGAGCGTCCATCGCGGACATCTGGGGCCAGGGGGCGATGCAGTGGAAAGTGGCCGTGCTCAGCCCGGTGCTGCGGCTGGGCATCATTCCCATCGCTTTTCTTGCCACCGCGTACTTCCTTCCCATCACGACGGAATTGAAACGCGTCATCGTCGTGCAGGCCGCGATGCCCTCCGCCGTGTTCAACATCATGATCGCGCGGCTTTACGGCGGTCATGCGCCCACGGCGGTGCAGGTGGTGATCGCGACCACGGTCGTGAGCTGCATCACCACGCCGCTGGTCATCGCATGGGGCCTCAAACTGGTCGGCGTATGA
- a CDS encoding class I SAM-dependent methyltransferase translates to MSPKPHLASPNGGLPSSVLWAQLMLKDRLRPGDTVIDATMGNGHDTLFLTQCVSPGGHVFAFDVQAAALVETRKRVPAEMTTLIHSGHETMRAHVPAELHGKISAIMFNLGYLPGTDKSLITRTETTMIAVREALELLKPGGLLTIAVYPGHEGGAEEGRSIAEWAVTLDSRRFEVQHLRPINRAAAPPELWVVWKRG, encoded by the coding sequence ATGTCGCCCAAACCCCATCTCGCCAGCCCCAATGGCGGCCTGCCGTCCTCCGTGCTGTGGGCGCAGTTGATGTTGAAGGATCGGCTGCGGCCAGGTGACACCGTGATTGATGCGACGATGGGGAACGGGCATGACACGCTATTTTTGACGCAGTGCGTGAGTCCGGGCGGGCATGTGTTTGCGTTCGATGTGCAGGCAGCGGCTTTGGTGGAGACGCGGAAGCGTGTCCCGGCGGAGATGACGACGTTGATTCACTCCGGGCACGAAACCATGCGTGCGCATGTGCCGGCGGAGCTGCACGGGAAGATCAGCGCGATCATGTTCAACCTCGGCTACCTGCCCGGCACGGACAAATCACTGATCACGCGCACCGAGACGACGATGATCGCGGTGCGGGAGGCGCTGGAGCTGTTGAAGCCAGGCGGGCTGCTCACCATTGCGGTTTATCCGGGGCATGAAGGTGGAGCGGAGGAAGGGCGCAGCATTGCCGAATGGGCCGTGACACTCGATTCGCGGCGTTTTGAGGTACAGCACCTGCGCCCGATCAATCGCGCTGCCGCCCCGCCGGAGCTGTGGGTGGTGTGGAAACGCGGCTGA
- a CDS encoding FAD-dependent oxidoreductase, translating into MPPRILIIGQGLAGTALAWRLWERGVPFLIVDRDEPLTSSKVAAGLITPITGMRLTMSWRYDVFYREALRFYRACGKRMNQRFFFPRGYVRLLKNEPELTKWHKRRRDPDMQPFLHRKAPQLNAEVIQQPENAFQQRHAAWLDTTAYLESSRRFFESLDSYTTADVKPVDVRDDAEGVEWHGQHFSHVIWAQGWSAEKHPLFHWVPFQSALGTILTVQADLRGETRILNRGCWLLPRHDDTLRAGSTYEWQFDDPNTPSADQVQTLKSTLQSLLKVPAEITATQTAVRPIIKNRQALMGTHPTHPRVAFLNGLGSKGSLRSPWLARHLIEHLLDGTALDAEMDLQQNGV; encoded by the coding sequence ATGCCTCCCCGCATCCTCATCATCGGCCAGGGACTCGCCGGCACAGCGCTCGCGTGGCGTTTGTGGGAGCGTGGCGTGCCGTTTCTGATCGTCGATCGCGATGAGCCGCTCACCAGTTCCAAAGTGGCCGCTGGTTTGATCACTCCCATCACCGGCATGCGCCTCACCATGAGCTGGCGCTACGATGTGTTTTACCGCGAGGCCCTGCGCTTCTATCGCGCCTGTGGCAAGCGCATGAACCAGCGCTTCTTCTTCCCCCGCGGCTATGTGCGCCTGCTGAAAAACGAGCCAGAGCTCACCAAATGGCACAAACGCCGCCGCGATCCCGACATGCAGCCGTTTCTGCATCGCAAAGCGCCGCAATTGAACGCCGAGGTCATTCAGCAGCCCGAAAACGCCTTCCAGCAACGCCACGCCGCCTGGCTCGACACAACGGCTTACCTTGAATCCAGCCGCCGCTTCTTCGAGTCCCTCGATTCATACACCACAGCCGACGTAAAACCCGTCGACGTGCGTGACGATGCCGAGGGCGTCGAATGGCACGGCCAGCACTTCTCCCATGTCATCTGGGCGCAGGGTTGGAGCGCGGAAAAGCATCCGCTCTTCCACTGGGTGCCGTTTCAGTCCGCCCTCGGCACCATCCTCACCGTGCAGGCCGATCTCCGGGGCGAAACACGCATCCTCAACCGCGGCTGCTGGCTCCTGCCTCGTCATGACGACACCCTGCGTGCCGGCTCCACCTACGAATGGCAGTTCGACGATCCCAACACACCTTCCGCCGATCAAGTGCAGACACTCAAAAGCACACTGCAAAGCCTGCTCAAAGTCCCCGCCGAAATCACCGCCACGCAAACCGCCGTGCGCCCCATCATCAAGAACCGCCAGGCCCTCATGGGCACGCATCCCACCCATCCCCGCGTCGCGTTCTTGAACGGCCTCGGCTCCAAAGGCTCCCTCCGCTCTCCTTGGCTCGCCCGTCATCTCATCGAGCATCTGCTTGATGGCACAGCCCTTGATGCGGAAATGGATTTGCAGCAGAATGGGGTCTGA